GTATTTCGGCCTGCGCGCCTTCGAGCTACTGGGCCCCAACCGCGGCAAGATTCGCGGTGCGCGCGCAAGCCAGCGAGCGGTAGGGAGTTTCTACCGCGCCGAAACCGGCAAGTTCGTGATGACCCTGGTGGGGTTCGCGACGGTGTTCGCCAGCGTGAAAACGCTGAACCCCGCGGTGCTGTTTATCAGCTACGGCTTGTGCGTGATTTTGCAA
This genomic interval from Microbulbifer sp. Q7 contains the following:
- a CDS encoding ATP synthase subunit I, which gives rise to MRNPPVVKISLIQLAVLVLAVLALELTLGRVIALSALLGGILSVLPNLYFGLRAFELLGPNRGKIRGARASQRAVGSFYRAETGKFVMTLVGFATVFASVKTLNPAVLFISYGLCVILQWILVARLQPK